The following are from one region of the Gadus chalcogrammus isolate NIFS_2021 chromosome 19, NIFS_Gcha_1.0, whole genome shotgun sequence genome:
- the LOC130372816 gene encoding zinc finger and BTB domain-containing protein 7C produces MSHHREEDLIGIPFPNHSSDILCSLNEQRRDGLFCDVVLIVRDQEYQTHRSVLAACSQYFKKLFTVATASDNHSNHGDHRQQQPQTAAAYEIDFVGAESLTAILEFAYTSTLTVTASNVKEILNAARLLEIPCIINVCLEIMDTGGGREGGGGGEGGEEEEEDMEDDEDEEEEDDEEEEDEEDGSRKEEDEEGGSERSTRSPESRGEGTPRGREESPPPSTSQYHRHLHYRNNSNNNSSYELHANSRQSQSPDNMRGKQESTESRALKDFSIKSLLQDGLYPRIASALDKRQATFSPLLPSFYPSMWAAEISGFPQQLLEPGRHHHHHHLHHHNRHLHQQPHPHPHNGGPPRGRHYPPGSSAAPQLESSRPLDLAVKREVIKEEVKEEVTHSGAGLLHGDFLNELVGSGLVGGLGGSETPGVNGGGGSGSVAGGTPSLEGHVPLGQIKDEADFRSYLSFLSSASHLGALFPPWQLEEERKMKPKAAQQCPICNKVIQGAGKLPRHMRTHTGEKPYMCTICEVRFTRQDKLKIHMRKHTGERPYMCLHCNSKFVHNYDLKNHLRIHTGVRPYQCEHCYKSFTRSDHLHRHIKRQSCRVSRPRRGRRPAAWRATPGSVSNNSNNFLCQPAAVATTTTTSTTTTGVMSNRTLEENGLLLGSPYAGVKALGGLAGVKGLMANRGRDKVLSRSGFYAPPPDPWTVRLERPPPVPEPAN; encoded by the exons ATGTCccaccacagagaggaggacctgATCGGGATCCCCTTCCCCAACCACAGCAGCGACATCCTGTGCAGCCTGAACGAGCAGCGCCGGGACGGCCTGTTCTGCGACGTGGTGCTGATCGTCCGCGACCAGGAGTACCAGACGCACCGCTCCGTCCTGGCCGCCTGCAGCCAGTACTTCAAGAAGCTCTTCACCGTGGCGACCGCCTCCGACAACCACAGCAACCACGGGGATCATcgacagcagcagccgcagaCGGCGGCCGCGTACGAGATTGACTTTGTGGGCGCCGAGTCGCTGACGGCCATCTTGGAGTTCGCCTACACCTCCACGCTGACGGTGACGGCGTCCAACGTCAAGGAGATCCTGAACGCCGCCCGCCTGCTGGAGATCCCGTGCATCATCAACGTGTGTCTGGAGATCATGGAcacgggaggagggagggaaggaggaggaggaggtgaaggaggagaggaggaggaggaggacatggaggacgacgaggacgaggaggaggaggacgacgaggaagaggaggacgaggaggacgggtcgaggaaggaggaggacgaggagggaggCAGCGAGAGGTCGACGCGGTCGCCGGAGAGCCGGGGCGAAGGGACGCCGCGCGGGAGGGAGGAGTCCCCGCCCCCGAGCACGTCGCAgtaccaccgccacctccactaccgcaacaacagcaacaacaacagcagctatGAGCTGCACGCCAACAGCAGGCAGTCACAGTCGCCGGACAACATGAGAGGAAAACAG gagAGCACCGAGAGCCGCGCCCTGAAGGACTTCTCCATCAAGTCCCTCCTGCAAGACGGCCTGTACCCGCGCATCGCCTCCGCCCTGGACAAGAGACAGGCCACCTTCTCCCCGCTCCTGCCCAGCTTCTACCCCTCCATGTGGGCCGCCGAGATCTCCGGCTTCCCCCAGCAGCTGCTGGAGCCCGggcgacaccaccaccaccaccacctccaccaccacaaccgccacctccaccagcagccaCACCCGCACCCCCACAACGGAGGCCCACCCCGGGGCAGACACTACCCCCCCGGGTCCTCGGCGGCCCCCCAGCTGGAGAGCTCCAGGCCCCTGGACCTGGCTGTGAAGAGGGAGGTGatcaaggaggaggtgaaggaggaagtGACGCA CAGTGGCGCCGGCTTGCTTCACGGTGACTTCCTGAACGAGCTGGTGGGCTCCGGCCTcgtggggggtctggggggttcTGAGACCCCCGGCGTGAACGGCGGTGGCGGTAGCGGGAGCGTCGCCGGGGGAACGCCGTCCCTGGAAGGCCACGTCCCGCTGGGCCAGATCAAAGACGAGGCCGACTTCCGCTCGTACCTGAGCTTCCTCAGCTCGGCCTCCCACCTGGGGGCGCTGTTCCCCCCCtggcagctggaggaggagcgcaaGATGAAGCCCAAGGCTGCCCAGCAGTGTCCCATCTGCAACAAGGTGATCCAGGGCGCGGGGAAGCTGCCCCGGCACATGAGAACGCACacgggggagaagccctacatgTGCACCATCTGCGAGGTCCGCTTCACCAG acAGGACaagctgaagatccacatgCGCAAGCACACGGGCGAGAGGCCCTACATGTGCCTCCACTGCAACTCCAAGTTCGTCCACAACTATGACCTGAAGAACCACCTGCGCATCCACACGGGCGTGAGGCCCTACCAGTGCGAGCACTGCTACAAGAGCTTCACGCGCTccgaccacctccaccgccacatCAAGAGACAGAGCTGCCGCGTGTCCCGCCCACGCCGGGGCCGCAGGCCCGCCGCCTGGAGGGCCACTCCAGGGAGCgtcagcaacaacagcaacaacttcCTGTGTCAACCGGCTGCCGtggcgacgacgacgacgacgtcgacgacgacgacgggcgTGATGTCAAACCGGACCTTGGAGGAGAACGGCTTGTTGCTGGGCTCGCCCTACGCGGGGGTCAAGGCTCTCGGCGGTCTGGCGGGCGTGAAGGGTTTGATGGCGAACAGgggcaggg ACAAGGTGCTGAGCCGCTCGGGGTTCTACGCCCCGCCCCCCGACCCGTGGACCGTGCGGCTGGAGCGGCCGCCGCCCGTGCCCGAGCCTGCAAACTGA
- the LOC130372759 gene encoding sphingosine 1-phosphate receptor 3, producing the protein MINNELYRHYNFTGKLDHRPASGEGTSGGSVDTKTLVFLVICSFIVLENLVVLVAIGSNKRFHNRMYYFIGNLALCDMLSGVAYLVNLLLSGDKTLQLSPALWFVREGSMFVALGASIFSLLAIAIERHLTMVKMRPYDRKKNYRVFLLIGTCWIIALSLGALPIMGWNCLGDLPDCSTVLPLYSKRYVAFCIIIYMVLLLAISVLYARIYTLVKSSSQKVSKQRQSEHALSLLRTVVIVVGVFIACWTPIFVLLLVDVACKQRRRCPVLYKADWFIALAVLNSAVNPVIYTLASREMRRGFLGLVCGPFCKIQTSVNGSGARPSLEQSRSKSKSWGSGINQNQNQNQIQNQSQNQPHGSSRKEGERGNEAGSGPAAQDTLVGQACPD; encoded by the coding sequence ATGATCAACAATGAACTTTACCGACACTACAACTTCACCGGGAAACTCGACCACAGGCCCGCCAGCGGCGAGGGGACCAGCGGTGGCTCCGTGGACACCAAGACCTTGGTGTTCCTGGTCATCTGCAGCTTCATCGTGCTGGAGAACCTCGTGGTGCTCGTCGCCATAGGGAGCAACAAGAGGTTCCACAATCGGATGTACTACTTCATCGGTAACCTGGCGCTGTGCGACATGCTCTCCGGGGTGGCGTATCTCGTCAACCTGCTGCTCTCGGGGGACAAAACCCTGCAGCTGTCCCCGGCCCTCTGGTTCGTCCGGGAGGGGAGCATGTTTGTGGCGCTCGGCGCTTCGATCTTCAGCCTCCTGGCCATCGCCATCGAACGACACCTGACCATGGTCAAGATGAGACCTTACGACCGCAAGAAGAACTACAGGGTGTTCCTCCTCATCGGCACCTGTTGGATTATTGCCCTGTCCCTGGGTGCGCTGCCAATCATGGGTTGGAACTGTCTGGGCGACCTGCCCGACTGCTCCACCGTGCTGCCGCTCTACTCCAAAAGGTACGTGGCGTTCTGCATCATCATCTacatggtgctgctgctggccatCTCCGTGCTCTACGCCCGCATCTACACGCTGGTCAAGTCCAGCAGCCAGAAGGTGAGCAAGCAGCGGCAATCGGAGCACGCCTTGTCCCTGCTGCGCACCGTGGTCATCGTGGTGGGCGTGTTCATCGCCTGCTGGACGCCCATCTTCGTGCTGCTCCTGGTGGACGTGGCGTGCAAGCAGCGCCGCCGGTGCCCCGTCCTGTACAAGGCCGACTGGTTCATCGCGCTGGCCGTGCTCAACTCGGCCGTGAACCCCGTGATCTACACTCTGGCCAGCCGGGAGATGCGCCGGGGCTTCCTGGGGCTGGTGTGCGGACCCTTCTGCAAGATCCAGACCTCGGTGAACGGTAGCGGTGCCAGGCCGTCGCTGGAGCAGAGCCGCAGCAAGAGCAAGTCCTGGGGGAGCGGGatcaaccagaaccagaaccagaaccagattCAGAACCAGAGCCAGAACCAGCCGCATGGTTCCtccaggaaggagggggagagggggaacgaGGCGGGGTCGGGACCCGCTGCTCAGGACACGCTGGTGGGCCAAGCGTGTCCTGATTAG